Proteins from a genomic interval of Aspergillus flavus chromosome 7, complete sequence:
- a CDS encoding putative chitin binding domain protein Peritrophin-A: MQFTSFKALAIFAASFFAFSAAAHPRCETGAVWADPHDCHSFFECAAGGIPVRKTCGPGTAYNSRFGICDYEEKVRSCHGHGPVGHDESSEGHGHQWKDHGNGQSEGHGQEGKKDSKGQSSEGHGQGTQEHGSGEQEHSEGSH; this comes from the coding sequence ATGCAGTTCACCTCCTTCAAGGCTCTGGCTATCTTTGCCGCTTCCTTCTTTGCATTCAGCGCTGCTGCTCACCCCAGATGTGAGACAGGAGCTGTTTGGGCCGACCCGCACGACTGCCACAGCTTCTTCGAATGCGCTGCTGGCGGCATTCCCGTCCGCAAGACTTGCGGCCCCGGAACGGCATACAACTCTAGGTTTGGGATCTGTGATTATGAGGAGAAGGTTCGGTCCTGCCACGGCCATGGTCCTGTGGGCCATGACGAGTCGTCGGAGGGCCATGGGCATCAATGGAAGGACCATGGCAATGGCCAGTCAGAGGGTCATGgtcaggaaggaaagaaggacaGCAAGGGCCAGTCGTCAGAGGGCCACGGTCAGGGAACGCAGGAACACGGCAGTGGCGAGCAGGAGCACAGTGAAGGAAGTCATTAG
- a CDS encoding uncharacterized protein (expressed protein), giving the protein MKAREKTQLEISDVVAKESRDDRDISEKQGLCSIGTAYILSIVPAAHFGLPCLFSVSSAVSRGALFGFISRSGILSLIFRAERTKLKSSCAVCSFRRPMNSL; this is encoded by the coding sequence ATGAAAGCAAGGGAGAAAACTCAATTGGAAATAAGCGATGTGGTTGCAAAGGAGTCAAGGGATGACAGGGACATAAGCGAAAAACAAGGTTTATGTAGCATTGGAACAGCCTACATTCTTTCAATAGTGCCCGCAGCCCACTTCGGTCTCCCGTGCTTGTTTTCAGTTTCGAGTGCAGTATCCCGAGGAGCGCTCTTTGGCTTCATCTCGCGTTCTGGAATCCTATCCCTGATATTCAGGGCGGAACGAACTAAATTAAAGAGCTCTTGTGCGGTGTGCAGCTTTCGAAGACCTATGAACTCCCTCTGA